A stretch of Parvimonas micra DNA encodes these proteins:
- a CDS encoding cysteine hydrolase family protein, protein MKILVVIDVQNDFVDGKLGTQEAINMIPNLKEKIKNFDGEIIYTMDTHDDNYLNTQEGRKLPIKHCIKGTDAWKIREGIYKENCKIFEKAGFGSSDLVEYLKSINEKEKIESIEFVGICTDICVIVNTLMIKGFLPEVELIVDSKCCAGVTPQSHNTALEAMKMCQVDIL, encoded by the coding sequence ATGAAAATATTAGTTGTTATTGATGTTCAAAATGATTTTGTTGATGGTAAGTTGGGAACTCAAGAAGCTATAAATATGATTCCTAATTTAAAGGAAAAAATTAAAAACTTTGACGGAGAAATTATTTATACAATGGATACTCATGATGATAATTACTTAAATACTCAAGAGGGTAGAAAACTTCCTATAAAACATTGTATTAAAGGAACTGATGCTTGGAAAATCAGAGAAGGTATCTATAAAGAAAATTGTAAAATTTTTGAAAAAGCAGGTTTTGGCTCCAGCGACTTGGTTGAGTATTTAAAAAGCATAAACGAAAAAGAGAAAATTGAAAGTATTGAATTTGTTGGAATTTGCACAGATATTTGTGTGATTGTAAATACTTTAATGATTAAAGGATTTTTACCTGAAGTTGAATTAATTGTAGATAGTAAATGTTGTGCGGGAGTTACTCCACAAAGTCATAACACAGCATTAGAAGCTATGAAAATGTGTCAAGTTGATATTTTGTAA
- a CDS encoding pseudouridine-5'-phosphate glycosidase: MKLEKYLTVSEEVKNAIKENKPVVALESTIISHGMPYPKNVETALEVEKVVRENGAIPATIAIINGEIKVGLTKEEIEVIGKAGLSVTKTSRRDLAYVVANKLNGATTVAATMICAEMAGIKVFATGGIGGVHRGAETTMDISADLEELGNTNVAVVCAGCKSILDMGLTLEYLETKGVPVYGYQTNILPAFYTRESDFKVSKINSEEEIARVLKAKWDLELNGGVVIANPIPEEFSMDRNLIDKTILDALKEADENGIKGKDTTPFLLDKVQKLTQGKSLEANIRLVFNNAKLASKIAIEYSKLA; encoded by the coding sequence ATGAAATTAGAAAAATATTTAACAGTTAGTGAAGAAGTAAAAAATGCAATTAAAGAAAATAAACCGGTTGTAGCTTTAGAATCAACAATAATATCACATGGAATGCCTTATCCTAAAAATGTTGAAACAGCACTTGAAGTTGAAAAAGTTGTTAGAGAAAACGGAGCAATTCCAGCTACAATAGCTATTATAAATGGAGAAATTAAAGTTGGGCTAACAAAAGAAGAAATTGAAGTAATCGGGAAAGCTGGACTTAGTGTAACAAAAACTTCAAGAAGAGATTTAGCTTATGTTGTTGCTAATAAATTAAATGGAGCTACAACTGTTGCCGCAACAATGATTTGTGCAGAAATGGCAGGAATTAAAGTTTTCGCAACAGGTGGAATCGGTGGAGTTCATAGAGGAGCGGAAACTACTATGGATATTTCTGCAGATCTTGAAGAATTAGGAAATACAAATGTTGCAGTTGTTTGTGCAGGTTGTAAATCAATTTTAGATATGGGACTTACTTTAGAATACTTAGAAACAAAGGGAGTTCCTGTTTATGGATACCAAACAAATATATTACCTGCATTCTATACAAGAGAAAGTGATTTTAAAGTTAGTAAAATAAATTCAGAAGAAGAAATTGCAAGAGTTTTAAAAGCTAAATGGGATTTAGAGCTTAATGGTGGAGTTGTAATTGCTAATCCTATTCCGGAAGAATTTTCAATGGATAGAAATTTAATTGACAAGACAATTTTAGATGCTTTAAAAGAAGCAGATGAAAATGGAATAAAAGGAAAAGACACAACACCATTCCTACTTGATAAAGTTCAAAAACTTACACAAGGAAAGAGCTTAGAAGCTAACATCAGATTAGTATTTAATAACGCAAAACTTGCAAGTAAAATAGCGATAGAATATTCAAAATTAGCATAA
- a CDS encoding GNAT family N-acetyltransferase, translating to MEYRILKSEEIEKAFALREEVFVDEQKVPLEYEVDDRDSLEDTIHVGVFEGDELLATARIMNINKDIVYFGRACVKKSCRGKGVGKFLFISMEETVKKFKKENEKKTIRFSAQYHAMTFYEMLGYTKDNDDIFVEVGIEHISMSKIV from the coding sequence ATGGAATATAGAATTTTAAAAAGCGAAGAAATTGAAAAGGCATTCGCTTTGCGAGAGGAAGTTTTCGTCGATGAACAAAAAGTCCCACTTGAATATGAAGTTGATGACAGAGATAGTTTAGAAGATACAATTCATGTTGGAGTTTTTGAAGGAGATGAGCTTCTTGCAACTGCAAGGATTATGAATATAAATAAAGACATTGTCTATTTTGGAAGAGCCTGTGTAAAGAAATCTTGCAGAGGAAAGGGAGTAGGGAAGTTTTTATTTATAAGTATGGAAGAAACTGTAAAAAAATTTAAGAAAGAAAATGAAAAGAAGACAATCAGATTTTCAGCACAATATCATGCAATGACCTTTTATGAAATGTTAGGATATACTAAAGATAATGATGATATTTTTGTTGAAGTTGGAATAGAACATATTTCAATGAGTAAGATTGTGTAA
- a CDS encoding histidine triad nucleotide-binding protein — protein MDCIFCKIVNGEIPSNKIYEDDNIVAFNDLSPQSPIHFLVIPKKHIESCNFVDKENAEVVGKIFLKISELAKEMGFDKSGYRIVNNCNDDGGQTVKHLHFHVLAGRSLNWPPG, from the coding sequence ATGGACTGTATATTTTGCAAAATTGTTAATGGAGAAATTCCGTCTAATAAAATTTATGAAGATGATAATATAGTTGCATTTAACGATTTATCACCTCAATCTCCAATTCATTTTTTAGTAATCCCTAAAAAACATATTGAATCCTGTAATTTTGTAGATAAGGAAAATGCAGAAGTAGTTGGGAAAATATTTCTAAAAATTTCTGAACTTGCTAAAGAAATGGGATTTGATAAATCAGGTTATAGAATAGTTAATAATTGTAATGATGATGGTGGACAAACCGTTAAACACTTACATTTTCACGTTCTTGCAGGACGTAGTTTAAATTGGCCACCAGGTTAA
- the rpsU gene encoding 30S ribosomal protein S21 has protein sequence MAEIRVGENESLDNALKRFKRQCARAGVLSEYRKREHYEKPSVKRKKKSEAARRKKKKF, from the coding sequence ATGGCAGAGATCAGAGTTGGCGAAAACGAATCTTTGGATAATGCGTTGAAAAGATTTAAAAGACAATGTGCACGTGCTGGAGTGCTTTCAGAATATAGAAAAAGAGAACATTACGAAAAGCCAAGTGTAAAGAGAAAGAAAAAATCAGAGGCAGCAAGAAGAAAAAAGAAAAAATTCTAA
- a CDS encoding flavin reductase family protein, producing the protein MKRKINVFDYAKEIMLAVEKGVLLTTKSKEKVNTMSISWGTLGIEWNRPIFTAFVRESRFTKKLLDESGEFTVNIFLNNFDKNIIGVCGTKSGRDTDKIKDLNLTLIEPEIVDVPAIKELSLTLECKVIYKQKQDENAIPKEIKEKNYPENVSGEFYGANRDYHTAYYGEIVSAYIIE; encoded by the coding sequence GAAAAATTAATGTTTTTGATTATGCAAAAGAAATAATGTTAGCAGTTGAAAAGGGTGTTTTGCTTACAACAAAGTCAAAAGAAAAGGTAAATACAATGTCAATTTCTTGGGGAACTTTGGGAATAGAATGGAATAGACCGATTTTTACAGCATTTGTTAGAGAAAGTCGTTTTACAAAAAAATTACTTGATGAAAGTGGAGAATTTACTGTAAATATTTTTTTAAATAATTTTGATAAAAATATAATTGGAGTTTGCGGAACTAAATCAGGAAGAGATACCGATAAAATTAAAGATTTGAATTTAACTTTGATTGAACCTGAAATTGTCGATGTTCCTGCGATAAAGGAATTGTCTTTAACTTTGGAATGTAAGGTTATTTATAAACAAAAACAAGATGAAAATGCAATTCCCAAGGAAATAAAGGAAAAAAATTATCCTGAAAATGTGTCAGGAGAATTTTATGGAGCAAACAGGGATTATCATACAGCTTATTATGGAGAAATTGTAAGTGCATATATAATAGAATAA
- the topA gene encoding type I DNA topoisomerase, protein MYKNLVIVESPTKAKTVSKMLGSNYKVVASVGHIRDLPKSKMGIDIENNFEPEYINVRGKASKIKELKELYKNSENIYLATDPDREGEAISWHIAYLLGLDINANNRIEFHEITKKSIKESIKNSRKIDMNLVNSQQARRVLDRLVGYKLSPILWKKIKSGLSAGRVQSATLKIICERQEEIDNFVPEEFWKIEGIHNVQNIEFKSLYYGEYENKKIVKKEIKNEKEALKVVEKTDKDNFIVEDVKKVKKERKPQPPFTTSTLQQEAGRKLGFSSSMTMSIAQQLYEGINVGKEGSVGLISYMRTDSTRISSEIVAEAIEYITENYGKNYASKGNEYNLKKKNSQDAHEGVRPSSIFRSPEKIKSYLTANQYKLYKLIWERTVASQMKAESYESTQIVLNSNNCIYKLNGRYTLFDGFSKIYTSSDIKDEPLPKLEVKDVIKAEKIEQSQHFTKPVANFTEATLVKKLEENGIGRPSTYASIINSLTSRFYILIENKKIIPTDLGKNVNKFLVSNFETIINEKFTMEMEEKLDEIAENKKDWKKVISDFYAVFETFLKRSEGDSEDYKIKDEVLDEKCPQCGKNLVVKKTKFGRFIGCSGFPDCNYIKKEVKDTGVKCPKCGGRIIEKISKKRKVFYGCENYPECDYAIWDKPIADKKCEKCGKFLVEVKNRFKHALKCSDENCDFEIDLKKKKNEK, encoded by the coding sequence TTGTATAAAAATTTAGTTATAGTAGAATCTCCAACAAAGGCTAAAACAGTGAGCAAAATGCTTGGAAGTAATTACAAAGTTGTAGCAAGTGTTGGACATATAAGAGATTTACCTAAAAGCAAAATGGGGATAGACATAGAAAATAATTTTGAACCTGAATATATAAATGTAAGAGGAAAGGCATCCAAGATTAAAGAATTAAAAGAGCTTTATAAAAATTCTGAAAACATATATCTTGCGACCGACCCCGACAGAGAAGGGGAAGCAATTTCTTGGCATATTGCCTACCTTTTAGGTCTTGATATTAATGCAAATAACAGAATAGAATTTCACGAAATTACTAAAAAAAGTATCAAAGAATCTATAAAAAATTCAAGAAAAATAGATATGAATTTAGTAAATTCTCAACAAGCTAGAAGAGTTTTAGATAGACTTGTAGGATATAAACTATCTCCGATTCTTTGGAAAAAAATAAAGAGTGGACTTTCTGCAGGTCGTGTTCAATCTGCAACTTTAAAAATTATCTGTGAACGTCAAGAAGAGATAGATAATTTTGTTCCGGAAGAATTTTGGAAGATCGAAGGGATACATAATGTCCAAAACATAGAGTTTAAATCACTATATTATGGAGAATATGAAAATAAAAAAATAGTAAAAAAAGAAATAAAAAATGAAAAAGAGGCTTTAAAAGTTGTAGAAAAAACAGATAAAGATAATTTTATCGTGGAAGATGTAAAAAAGGTAAAAAAAGAGAGAAAACCACAACCACCTTTTACTACAAGTACATTACAACAAGAAGCGGGAAGAAAATTAGGTTTTTCAAGCTCAATGACTATGAGTATTGCTCAACAACTTTATGAAGGGATTAATGTTGGTAAAGAAGGATCAGTCGGTTTGATTTCATATATGAGAACTGACTCAACTAGAATTTCATCAGAAATAGTTGCAGAGGCAATTGAGTATATTACCGAAAATTATGGGAAAAATTATGCAAGTAAAGGTAATGAGTACAATTTAAAGAAAAAAAATTCACAAGATGCTCATGAGGGTGTTAGACCAAGTAGTATTTTTAGAAGTCCTGAAAAAATAAAAAGCTATTTAACTGCAAATCAATATAAACTTTATAAATTAATTTGGGAAAGAACAGTCGCTTCTCAAATGAAAGCTGAAAGTTACGAAAGTACACAAATAGTTTTAAATTCTAATAATTGTATCTATAAATTAAATGGAAGATATACTTTATTTGACGGATTTTCAAAAATATATACTTCAAGTGATATTAAAGATGAACCATTGCCAAAACTTGAAGTTAAAGATGTAATAAAAGCTGAAAAAATAGAACAAAGTCAACATTTTACAAAACCGGTTGCCAATTTTACAGAGGCTACTTTGGTTAAAAAACTTGAAGAAAACGGGATTGGAAGACCAAGTACCTATGCTAGTATTATAAACAGTTTGACAAGCAGATTTTATATTTTAATTGAGAATAAAAAAATCATTCCAACGGATTTAGGAAAAAATGTAAATAAGTTTTTAGTTTCCAACTTTGAAACAATTATAAATGAAAAATTCACTATGGAAATGGAAGAAAAACTTGATGAAATAGCTGAAAATAAAAAGGATTGGAAAAAAGTTATTTCAGACTTCTATGCTGTTTTTGAAACATTTTTGAAAAGGTCTGAAGGAGATTCAGAGGATTATAAAATAAAAGATGAAGTTCTTGATGAAAAATGTCCACAATGTGGTAAAAATTTGGTTGTCAAAAAGACAAAATTCGGTAGATTTATCGGTTGTAGCGGATTTCCTGATTGTAATTATATAAAAAAGGAAGTTAAAGATACTGGGGTAAAATGTCCTAAATGTGGTGGAAGAATAATAGAAAAAATATCCAAAAAGAGAAAAGTTTTTTACGGTTGTGAAAATTATCCTGAATGTGATTATGCAATTTGGGACAAGCCTATAGCTGATAAAAAATGCGAAAAATGTGGAAAATTCTTAGTTGAAGTTAAAAATAGATTTAAACATGCACTAAAATGTTCCGACGAAAATTGTGATTTTGAGATTGATTTAAAGAAAAAGAAAAATGAAAAATAA
- a CDS encoding carbohydrate kinase codes for MTKREQELLDIIKENPYISQNELADLLNIKRSSVAVHISNLIKKGYLVGRAYVINSNLSKEVCVIGGCNIDFIAKSFEKINMKDSNPGTLEYSFGGVAKNIAENLLKMGIDNKFISVFGDDVYSREIKDYLKKIGLDFSNSKFLTNRGMSNYISILDENNDLFTAISSMEVLDEINIEFISKLIYLIKSYKYIVMDTNLREDVLEYICKNCPNSKIIVDCVSRKKALKIKKLLKYIYLLKPNIYEAEELTDITYENESDLEKIVNVFLEKGVQKVFISMGEKGILYADKNENGIVRINEKPKIENTSGCGDSAMSGIIFGVVNEKDILECAKLGNVAGFITAQSVDTVSENISEKNLLNFGGSYEIRKIFNS; via the coding sequence ATGACAAAAAGAGAACAAGAACTTTTAGATATAATAAAAGAAAATCCTTATATTTCTCAAAATGAACTCGCTGATTTGCTTAATATAAAGAGATCCTCGGTTGCAGTTCATATTTCAAATTTGATTAAAAAAGGTTATTTAGTTGGAAGAGCTTATGTGATTAACTCGAATTTATCAAAAGAAGTTTGTGTTATTGGTGGATGTAATATTGATTTTATTGCAAAAAGTTTTGAAAAAATTAATATGAAAGATTCCAATCCAGGAACTTTGGAATATTCTTTTGGAGGGGTTGCAAAAAATATCGCTGAAAATTTACTTAAAATGGGAATAGATAATAAATTTATTTCTGTATTTGGTGATGATGTCTATTCAAGAGAAATCAAAGATTATTTGAAAAAAATCGGATTGGATTTTTCAAACAGTAAATTTTTAACTAATAGAGGTATGTCAAATTATATTTCTATTTTGGATGAAAACAATGATTTATTTACTGCCATTTCTTCAATGGAAGTTTTGGATGAAATCAATATTGAATTTATTTCTAAACTTATTTATTTAATCAAGAGTTATAAGTATATAGTTATGGATACGAATTTAAGGGAAGATGTTCTTGAATACATCTGTAAAAATTGCCCTAATTCAAAGATAATTGTAGATTGTGTTTCTAGAAAAAAGGCTTTAAAAATTAAGAAATTATTGAAATATATCTATCTTTTAAAACCAAATATTTACGAAGCTGAAGAATTAACTGACATTACTTATGAAAATGAAAGTGATTTAGAAAAGATTGTGAATGTATTTTTAGAAAAAGGTGTTCAAAAAGTTTTTATTTCGATGGGCGAAAAGGGAATTTTATATGCCGATAAAAATGAGAATGGAATAGTAAGGATAAATGAAAAACCAAAGATTGAAAATACTTCTGGTTGTGGTGATTCTGCTATGAGCGGAATAATCTTTGGAGTTGTTAATGAAAAAGATATTTTAGAATGTGCAAAACTTGGAAATGTTGCAGGATTTATAACTGCACAGTCTGTGGATACAGTAAGTGAAAATATAAGCGAAAAAAATCTATTAAATTTTGGAGGAAGTTATGAAATTAGAAAAATATTTAACAGTTAG
- a CDS encoding MATE family efflux transporter, whose amino-acid sequence MKNKRLELNKFAFPLMVNFILSYILELSDIAIVARVSTPAFNAVNLISSTLYTISGVLGATAIIINTKLGEKLGQGDKKGLNYEFFSSLAINIFIGIIFLLLMLIGKTYFLKIFYNLSGETLKQGILFSYPMSFCVLLQLCLFTFGAYFRISNMTKWILIGSTISSVLNLCLDYLFVLGKFGFPKLGITMVGFTTVFSMFVNLLIYIFVLKNKLNLKFELIKSYFINGINHFKLAFPIMIQEIFDGTIFVIIFNMIVIRIGNNEFAGYSIITNLIMFLFTFKHIYGSATLSLISISSGEKNFRNLIDYPKISVKITTVLFIFGSALFFIFREYLPKLITDDISVQNITTKFLIFFLVANICSSYSYIYKCALQGLNKNMFLLKTTAGVNILSLILMLILTQIFDLSLFGVAFSQFVNEFILSIIFLKYYRYIITDEFYNLTKD is encoded by the coding sequence ATGAAAAATAAAAGATTAGAACTTAACAAATTCGCTTTTCCACTTATGGTAAACTTCATTCTAAGTTATATTTTGGAGTTATCCGATATTGCTATCGTTGCAAGAGTTTCAACACCCGCATTTAATGCGGTAAATTTGATTTCTTCAACATTATATACTATAAGTGGAGTTTTAGGAGCGACTGCAATAATTATAAATACAAAACTTGGAGAAAAACTGGGACAAGGAGATAAAAAAGGTTTAAATTATGAATTTTTTTCGTCTCTTGCTATAAATATTTTTATCGGAATTATATTCTTATTATTAATGTTGATAGGAAAAACATATTTTTTAAAAATATTCTATAATTTGTCCGGAGAAACTTTGAAACAAGGTATTTTGTTTTCATATCCTATGAGTTTTTGCGTCTTGTTACAACTATGTTTATTTACATTTGGGGCGTATTTTAGAATTTCAAATATGACAAAATGGATTTTAATAGGCTCTACTATTTCTTCAGTTTTAAATCTGTGTTTAGATTATTTGTTTGTTCTTGGAAAATTCGGTTTTCCAAAACTTGGAATTACTATGGTCGGATTTACTACAGTTTTTTCAATGTTTGTAAATCTTCTTATTTACATTTTTGTATTGAAAAATAAATTAAATTTAAAATTTGAATTAATAAAAAGCTATTTTATAAATGGAATTAATCATTTTAAATTAGCTTTTCCTATTATGATACAGGAAATTTTTGACGGAACTATTTTTGTTATTATTTTCAATATGATTGTTATTAGAATAGGAAATAACGAATTTGCTGGATATTCAATAATTACAAATTTGATTATGTTTTTATTTACTTTTAAACATATCTATGGTTCTGCGACTTTGAGTTTAATAAGCATAAGTTCCGGCGAGAAAAACTTTAGAAATTTGATAGATTATCCTAAAATTTCTGTTAAGATTACAACTGTATTATTTATCTTTGGAAGTGCATTATTCTTTATTTTTAGAGAATATTTACCTAAACTTATTACAGATGACATTTCTGTACAAAATATTACTACAAAATTTTTGATTTTTTTCTTAGTTGCAAATATTTGTAGTTCATATTCATACATATACAAATGTGCTTTACAAGGTTTGAATAAAAATATGTTTTTATTAAAAACAACTGCAGGAGTAAATATCTTAAGTCTTATTTTAATGTTGATATTAACACAAATTTTTGATTTATCTCTATTTGGAGTTGCATTTTCACAATTTGTGAATGAATTTATATTGAGTATAATATTTTTGAAATATTATAGATATATTATAACTGATGAATTTTATAATTTGACAAAAGATTAA